A genome region from Neoarius graeffei isolate fNeoGra1 chromosome 21, fNeoGra1.pri, whole genome shotgun sequence includes the following:
- the LOC132870027 gene encoding putative gustatory receptor clone PTE01: protein MTPDMTSVPPLLSANATFIRPSAFYINGFYNIPHTNYYYVFLCTVFAVTVLGNSFIMCIIYLARTLHTAKYIAVFNLALSDLGGSSALIPKLIDTFLFENQVIAYEACLANMYFVLFFMTLQSLTLLVMGYDRVVAICFPLRYSVIVNKAAMTLIIIIVWIFSITIIALLISLITRLSFCRSIIIDSYFCDHGPTYILACNDKFINYVIAIVCFAVLVCVPVIFITVSYICIGIALMNMSHGFERKTALKTCTSHLILVGLFYVPHLATNISVLTSSLKPNVRIINSTLTQTIPPMLNPIIYTLKTKEVLHAVKVLYKRVKAVVIHGISSG from the coding sequence ATGACACCTGACATGACTTCTGTACCACCTTTGCTCTCtgcaaatgcaacatttattcgcCCTTCTGCTTTTTATATCAATGGATTTTACAATATTCCACATACAAACTACTACTATGTATTTCTTTGCACTGTCTTTGCTGTGACAGTTTTGGGGAATTCTTTCATAATGTGCATCATCTATCTGGCGCGTACCCTCCATACAGCAAAATATATTGCTGTGTTTAACTTGGCTCTTTCTGATTTGGGTGGTAGCTCCGCTCTTATTCCAAAGCTTATTGATACTTTTCTGTTTGAGAATCAGGTCATAGCATATGAAGCCTGTCTGGCAAACATGTATTTTGTCTTGTTCTTTATGACCTTGCAGTCTCTTACTCTGCTTGTTATGGGCTATGACAGGGTAGTTGCAATATGTTTTCCTTTAAGGTACAGTGTCATTGTTAACAAAGCGGCAATGACTTTAATCATCATTATTGTCTGGATTTTCTCTATAACTATCATTGCACTTCTTATATCTCTGATAACCAGATTGTCCTTCTGTAGATCTATAATCATCGACAGCTATTTCTGTGATCATGGTCCTACCTATATTTTAGCTTGTAAtgataaatttataaattatgtCATAGCTATAGTCTGTTTTGCTGTGCTGGTTTGTGTTCCAGTGATATTCATAACTGTTTCATATATTTGTATTGgcattgccttgatgaatatgtcacaTGGCTTTGAGCGGAAAACAGCTTTGAAAACCTGTACTTCCCACCTTATTTTAGTGGGTTTATTTTATGTCCCACATTTAGCCACCAATATATCAGTTCTTACATCATCTTTAAAACCCAATGTTAGGATAATTAATTCTACTCTGACGCAGACTATTCCACCCATGTTAAACCCCATTATATATACTTTAAAGACAAAGGAGGTCTTGCATGCTGTTAAAGTGCTTTACAAACGGGTCAAAGCAGTAGTGATACATGGCATTTCCAGTGGATAG